A genome region from Bacteroidota bacterium includes the following:
- a CDS encoding TolC family protein: LEAQDMGAYLTISSEDAVFLALEKRPDLEQIRLSIELQQINAKVTQTGYLPTLTAFANYSYVGNVPTNRTFILTNPNDPFSFSQGSNGVFSSNYWDQSFSVGIRLNWRLFDGFQNRARAQQQKLAADRAKVQYDQQLQGIRQEVSLALRNLEAARRQILSQEKNVDRASLNYTFAQKRLQEGVSSPLEERNASDQLDQSKLNYLQAIHDFLRAQSAFETAVGMPLAKPDDFNLAAR; the protein is encoded by the coding sequence ACTCGAAGCCCAGGACATGGGCGCTTACCTGACCATCAGCAGTGAAGACGCCGTATTCCTGGCGCTTGAAAAGCGCCCTGACCTGGAGCAAATTCGCCTTAGCATCGAACTGCAGCAAATTAATGCAAAGGTGACGCAGACAGGATATCTGCCCACGCTTACTGCTTTTGCCAATTATAGCTATGTCGGCAACGTGCCCACAAATCGGACGTTCATCCTCACAAACCCCAATGACCCGTTTAGCTTCTCGCAAGGGAGTAATGGCGTCTTTAGCTCGAATTACTGGGACCAGTCATTCAGCGTAGGGATTCGGCTCAACTGGCGTTTGTTTGATGGTTTTCAAAACCGCGCACGGGCCCAGCAACAGAAACTGGCTGCCGACCGCGCAAAGGTACAATACGACCAGCAACTTCAGGGCATACGACAGGAAGTATCACTTGCCCTGCGCAACCTGGAAGCTGCACGCCGGCAAATCCTGAGTCAGGAGAAAAATGTTGACCGCGCTTCACTGAATTACACGTTTGCACAAAAGCGACTGCAAGAAGGTGTTTCGAGTCCACTTGAGGAACGCAACGCATCGGACCAACTCGACCAAAGCAAACTGAATTACTTGCAGGCCATCCACGATTTCCTGCGGGCACAGAGCGCATTCGAAACCGCCGTAGGCATGCCGCTTGCCAAACCCGACGACTTTAACCTTGCTGCGCGATAA